A stretch of the Thalassotalea euphylliae genome encodes the following:
- the argB gene encoding acetylglutamate kinase — protein sequence MKPLVIKIGGAILEKADALTQLLTVIAQLQQQQNTPVVLVHGGGCVVDDMLKKAGFSSEKKNGLRVTPAEQMPIISGALAGSVNKQIVATASQVGLNAVGLSLADGNMVSCTLNPDGLGAVGIPKAQHSKLLDSLLKAEFLPVVSSIGMIGTVNNEAHAGELVNVNADDAAVVICQLLNAELLLLTDVNGVMDDTGSYLAELTENQASQLIEAGVISGGMTAKVNAAFYAANQLRRSIAVASWQAPEQILTLLSGAAIGTRIIPSNAA from the coding sequence ATGAAACCCCTAGTGATAAAAATTGGCGGTGCGATTTTAGAGAAAGCCGATGCGTTAACGCAATTACTGACTGTTATCGCCCAATTGCAGCAACAACAAAATACGCCTGTCGTGTTAGTGCACGGTGGTGGCTGTGTGGTTGATGATATGCTCAAGAAAGCAGGCTTTTCCAGTGAAAAGAAAAATGGCCTTCGCGTGACGCCAGCTGAGCAAATGCCAATTATCAGCGGCGCTTTAGCGGGTAGCGTGAATAAACAAATCGTCGCGACAGCTAGCCAAGTTGGCCTCAATGCGGTCGGGCTTTCACTTGCTGATGGCAATATGGTTAGTTGCACGTTAAATCCTGATGGCCTTGGCGCTGTCGGAATTCCAAAAGCACAGCACAGTAAATTGCTAGACAGCTTATTAAAGGCTGAATTTTTACCTGTGGTTTCCTCAATTGGCATGATTGGTACGGTTAATAATGAAGCGCACGCTGGCGAGCTAGTCAATGTGAATGCCGACGATGCGGCCGTGGTCATCTGTCAGTTACTCAATGCCGAATTACTGCTACTAACCGATGTCAATGGCGTGATGGATGACACGGGCAGCTACCTTGCCGAACTCACCGAAAACCAAGCTTCACAATTAATTGAAGCTGGGGTTATCTCCGGCGGTATGACCGCTAAAGTCAATGCGGCTTTCTATGCTGCCAATCAATTACGACGAAGTATCGCGGTCGCCAGCTGGCAAGCACCAGAGCAGATTTTAACTTTGCTCTCTGGCGCTGCTATTGGTACCCGCATTATTCCCAGCAACGCTGCTTAG
- the argC gene encoding N-acetyl-gamma-glutamyl-phosphate reductase, whose product MKVAVIGASGYVGAELIGLLLQHDKVSISHLVVSENSTSNGSLFSELHARWLGICDVPLQAFSKQWFEAAVDELDAVFFATPHEFSVEWAQSFIEHGVQVFDLSGGFRLKEPADYPTFYGFAHTSLRALAQAQYGLAEWLPENFTDSELVAVPGCYPTASLLSLKPVMTNNLQLEDSLIVVNGISGVSGAGRNGSLATSFNEVSLRPYNILKHRHQPEISQEAGAQVIFNPHLAPFKRGLLATVTLTLNANVTSEMVDQAFVNAYQDQPLVRIKKQCPQIDDVAHTPFADVFWQYDESKQVLVVTTAIDNLLKGAASQAVQCLNAKLGLPLGYSLVAQSTVAQSAGVNA is encoded by the coding sequence ATGAAAGTCGCGGTTATTGGCGCAAGCGGATATGTTGGAGCTGAGCTGATTGGTTTATTGCTACAACACGACAAAGTTTCGATCTCGCATTTAGTGGTATCGGAAAACAGTACTTCCAATGGATCATTATTTTCAGAGTTACATGCTCGCTGGCTGGGGATCTGTGATGTACCCCTCCAGGCTTTTTCAAAGCAATGGTTCGAAGCGGCTGTTGATGAGCTAGATGCGGTCTTTTTTGCGACCCCTCACGAATTTAGTGTTGAGTGGGCGCAATCGTTTATTGAACACGGCGTTCAAGTCTTCGATCTTTCTGGTGGCTTTCGCTTAAAAGAGCCTGCCGATTACCCGACATTCTATGGTTTCGCTCATACGAGCTTACGTGCATTAGCGCAGGCGCAATATGGCCTTGCTGAATGGTTGCCGGAAAATTTCACCGACAGTGAGCTAGTTGCGGTGCCAGGCTGTTACCCAACGGCGAGTTTACTGTCGCTTAAACCTGTGATGACCAATAACTTGCAGCTTGAGGATAGTTTGATTGTTGTTAACGGCATTAGTGGCGTTAGCGGCGCTGGTCGCAATGGTTCGTTAGCGACTAGCTTTAATGAAGTCAGCTTGCGCCCATACAATATTCTTAAACACCGTCATCAGCCGGAAATCAGCCAAGAAGCTGGCGCGCAAGTGATTTTCAATCCGCACCTTGCGCCATTTAAACGCGGCTTATTGGCAACTGTTACTTTAACACTGAATGCCAATGTCACTAGTGAGATGGTCGATCAAGCTTTTGTTAATGCTTATCAAGATCAGCCGCTAGTGCGCATTAAAAAGCAATGTCCGCAAATTGACGATGTTGCGCATACGCCATTTGCTGATGTTTTCTGGCAATACGATGAAAGCAAGCAAGTGCTGGTCGTGACTACGGCAATAGATAACCTACTTAAAGGCGCTGCCTCACAAGCGGTGCAGTGCTTAAATGCTAAACTTGGTTTACCACTTGGCTATTCTTTAGTTGCTCAATCAACAGTTGCTCAATCAGCGGGAGTGAATGCATGA
- a CDS encoding ornithine carbamoyltransferase: MSHFLADDLQSKSQILDLIALAKTIKSNSAEYSQALAGKSVAMIFEKPSLRTHVSFDIGIAKLGGHALYLGQQNGKLGERERVSDYAKNLSCYADAIVARVFSHQSITGLAEHASVPVINALCDLYHPCQALADFVTLAEQFDDLTQVKLAYVGDGNNVSNSLMLVAAILGVDFTLACPEGYGPNSEMFAKAQALAEQSGSKLVLTHDASAIGAQDVIYTDTWVSMGDDTKFADIEASFMPFQVNHAMMETTGATKVLHCQPAHLEHEITTALFDDEKYAIVFEQAENRMWAQMAVLVTLFANQ, from the coding sequence ATCTCACATTTTTTAGCCGACGATTTGCAAAGCAAATCGCAAATTTTAGATCTAATTGCACTCGCTAAAACCATTAAAAGCAACTCTGCTGAATACAGCCAAGCGCTAGCGGGCAAATCAGTAGCGATGATTTTCGAAAAACCATCGCTGCGCACCCATGTGAGTTTCGATATTGGTATTGCCAAGCTCGGTGGCCACGCTCTGTATTTAGGCCAGCAAAATGGCAAATTGGGTGAGCGTGAGCGTGTCAGTGACTACGCGAAAAACCTATCTTGTTACGCCGATGCGATTGTTGCGCGTGTATTTTCCCATCAATCAATTACAGGTCTTGCTGAGCATGCCAGCGTGCCGGTCATTAACGCGCTGTGTGATTTGTATCACCCGTGTCAGGCGCTAGCTGATTTTGTCACGCTTGCCGAACAGTTTGATGATTTGACTCAGGTCAAGCTGGCTTATGTGGGGGATGGTAATAATGTCTCTAACTCTTTGATGTTAGTAGCGGCCATTTTAGGCGTTGATTTCACCCTTGCTTGCCCAGAGGGTTATGGCCCAAATAGCGAGATGTTTGCCAAGGCACAAGCACTCGCTGAACAATCAGGCAGCAAGCTAGTATTAACCCACGATGCTTCAGCCATTGGCGCGCAAGATGTTATCTATACTGATACTTGGGTGTCTATGGGCGACGATACAAAATTTGCCGATATTGAAGCGAGCTTTATGCCGTTTCAGGTCAATCACGCCATGATGGAAACCACAGGTGCAACTAAGGTATTACATTGCCAACCTGCACATTTAGAGCATGAAATCACCACTGCGCTATTTGACGACGAAAAATACGCGATTGTTTTTGAGCAAGCGGAAAACCGTATGTGGGCGCAAATGGCGGTACTGGTCACACTATTTGCGAACCAGTAA
- the argA gene encoding amino-acid N-acetyltransferase — MPASHARQQLSQNANTEKSEKNQDYVKWFRNAAPYINAHRGKTVVLMFGGEAVLHPNFANIIHDIALLRSLGVKLVIVHGARPQIAERADLLGVDQQFEQHLRITDPKTLMAVKDATGSLRVHIEALLTTGLANSPMHGAQIRVSTGNFVIARPIGVKEGVDYQHTGLVRRIDTEAINRQLDYGSIVLLSPVGYSTTGEVFNLALEDVATQTAISLGADKLITFTEDDGLLDTDGSLIRSCSVGKVKELLDAYGKQEVDHVRQLLLRAIIQSGENGVERCHCVSYQSDTALLQELFTRDGAGTLIAKDHKEHIATASIDDVGGILELIQPLEEEGVLVRRSRKLLETEIDRFIVLKKEEVIIACAALYPYPEAKAGELACVVIHLDYRKGNRGERLIAAVEAFAKRQKLEQLFVLTTVSGHWFREQGFIETSIDELPEEKKQMYNYQRKSKVLVKGIA; from the coding sequence GTGCCAGCTTCACACGCGCGTCAGCAATTAAGTCAGAACGCTAATACTGAAAAGAGCGAAAAAAACCAAGACTACGTAAAGTGGTTTAGAAACGCTGCTCCCTACATTAACGCCCATCGCGGTAAAACTGTGGTGTTAATGTTTGGTGGTGAGGCGGTGCTGCACCCAAACTTTGCCAATATTATTCATGATATTGCCTTACTGCGAAGCCTTGGCGTAAAGCTGGTGATTGTGCACGGTGCGCGCCCGCAAATCGCCGAGCGTGCCGACTTACTCGGTGTTGATCAGCAATTTGAACAGCATCTGCGTATTACCGACCCGAAAACGTTAATGGCGGTTAAAGATGCGACGGGTTCACTGCGGGTTCATATTGAAGCCCTGTTAACCACTGGCTTAGCAAACTCGCCAATGCATGGCGCACAAATTAGGGTCAGTACAGGTAACTTTGTGATTGCTCGCCCGATTGGTGTTAAAGAGGGCGTAGATTATCAGCATACTGGTCTTGTGCGCCGTATTGATACGGAAGCCATTAATCGCCAATTAGACTATGGCTCAATTGTCTTGCTTTCACCTGTTGGTTATTCCACCACAGGTGAAGTGTTTAACTTGGCGCTGGAAGATGTTGCTACACAAACGGCGATTTCATTAGGGGCGGATAAGCTGATTACTTTTACCGAAGATGATGGCTTACTGGATACTGATGGTTCGCTGATTCGTAGTTGTAGTGTCGGTAAAGTCAAAGAGTTATTGGATGCTTATGGTAAGCAAGAAGTGGATCATGTGCGCCAGTTATTGCTGCGCGCCATTATCCAAAGTGGTGAAAACGGCGTAGAGCGTTGTCACTGTGTGTCTTATCAAAGTGATACGGCGCTGCTACAAGAGCTGTTTACCCGTGATGGTGCTGGCACCTTGATTGCCAAAGATCATAAAGAGCATATTGCTACCGCCTCAATTGATGATGTTGGTGGTATTTTAGAGCTTATCCAGCCACTTGAAGAAGAGGGCGTACTCGTACGTCGCTCGCGCAAGCTGCTAGAAACAGAGATTGATCGCTTTATCGTCTTAAAAAAAGAAGAAGTGATCATTGCCTGTGCCGCGCTATATCCCTATCCCGAAGCTAAAGCGGGGGAATTAGCCTGCGTGGTCATTCACCTAGATTACCGCAAAGGAAATCGCGGCGAGCGATTGATCGCTGCCGTTGAAGCCTTTGCCAAACGTCAAAAGTTGGAGCAATTATTTGTCCTCACTACGGTCAGTGGCCATTGGTTTAGAGAGCAGGGCTTTATTGAAACCAGTATTGATGAATTACCAGAAGAGAAAAAACAGATGTACAACTACCAGCGTAAGTCTAAGGTTTTGGTAAAAGGCATTGCGTAA
- the argH gene encoding argininosuccinate lyase — MALWGGRFKEKASVQFKKFNDSLPVDYRMAVQDIVGSIAWAGALNQVGVLSDDEVARLESALLELKASVEENPKQILLSDAEDIHSWVEVQLIEKTGDLGKKLHTGRSRNDQVATDLKLWCKETGGELLIALVNLQQALMNLADRESNTVLPGYTHLQRAQPVTFGHWCLAYVEMFDRDIGRLKDSLYRLDVSPLGSGALAGTAYPIDRDKLAHNLGFRAATLNSLDAVSDRDHVIELLSTASISMMHLSRFAEDLIFYNSGEAGFVEMSDLVSSGSSLMPQKKNPDACELIRGKAGRVFGSLTGMLTTMKALALAYNKDMQEDKEGLFDALDTWQECMEMATLVVEGLKVNSARTLAAAQQGYANATELADYLVSKDIPFREAHHIVGEVVLAAIDKGVPLEDLTLTQLQAFSDKIEQDVYQHLSIESTLDKREALGGTSRSQVQKAIAQMQKGQTVQTDILNEQVVGAPGKQQTKLALKQVQQRLNAQKAEAFSVRRARMSDIDKIHQQVAYWADKGEILSRTRENIIHDIQNFVVAEVEGQVVGCASLYIYEPGLAEIRSIVVDDSWHGQGQGQALTQYLLEFAHMMELETIIVLTYIPDYFTKLGFSTIDKSTLADYIIEDSELSPNRHPEDEIAMAYQVCRVAS, encoded by the coding sequence ATGGCATTGTGGGGCGGCCGGTTTAAAGAAAAGGCGAGCGTACAATTTAAGAAATTTAACGACTCATTGCCGGTTGATTACCGCATGGCGGTGCAAGATATTGTTGGCTCGATTGCTTGGGCTGGGGCGCTCAATCAAGTAGGCGTGTTGTCTGATGACGAAGTCGCACGCCTTGAGTCAGCACTATTGGAGCTTAAAGCATCGGTAGAAGAAAATCCGAAACAGATTTTATTGTCTGATGCGGAAGATATTCACAGTTGGGTGGAAGTTCAACTGATTGAAAAAACCGGTGACTTAGGTAAAAAACTGCACACAGGCCGCAGTCGTAATGACCAAGTAGCCACTGACCTTAAGCTTTGGTGTAAAGAAACGGGCGGCGAGTTACTTATTGCCTTAGTGAACTTACAGCAAGCGCTAATGAACCTCGCCGATCGTGAATCCAATACTGTATTGCCGGGTTACACCCACTTGCAGCGTGCTCAACCAGTGACTTTTGGTCATTGGTGTTTGGCCTATGTTGAAATGTTTGACCGCGATATTGGTCGCTTAAAAGATTCACTCTATCGTTTAGATGTTTCGCCATTAGGCTCAGGTGCGCTAGCGGGTACGGCCTACCCGATTGACCGCGATAAGTTAGCACATAACTTAGGCTTTCGTGCTGCGACACTAAACAGCTTAGATGCAGTTTCAGACCGTGACCATGTCATTGAGCTATTGTCGACTGCCAGCATCAGCATGATGCATCTGTCGCGTTTTGCCGAAGACTTAATTTTCTATAATTCAGGTGAAGCAGGCTTTGTGGAAATGTCTGACTTGGTTAGCTCTGGCTCAAGCTTAATGCCACAAAAGAAAAACCCCGACGCTTGTGAGCTGATTCGCGGCAAAGCGGGGCGTGTCTTTGGCTCACTCACGGGCATGTTAACCACCATGAAAGCTTTGGCGCTCGCATATAATAAAGATATGCAGGAAGACAAAGAAGGCTTGTTCGATGCCTTAGATACTTGGCAAGAATGTATGGAAATGGCGACGCTAGTGGTTGAAGGGCTGAAGGTAAATAGCGCGAGAACCCTAGCTGCTGCGCAGCAAGGTTATGCTAATGCCACTGAGCTTGCCGATTATCTTGTTAGCAAAGATATTCCATTCCGTGAAGCGCATCATATTGTCGGTGAAGTAGTACTGGCAGCCATTGATAAAGGTGTACCGCTGGAAGATTTGACGTTAACCCAGTTACAAGCCTTTAGCGACAAAATTGAGCAAGATGTCTACCAACACTTATCAATTGAATCGACGCTAGATAAACGTGAGGCGCTGGGTGGCACTTCGCGCTCGCAAGTACAAAAGGCGATTGCCCAAATGCAAAAAGGCCAAACAGTACAAACCGATATTCTTAATGAGCAAGTGGTTGGTGCGCCAGGTAAACAGCAAACTAAGCTGGCGCTTAAACAAGTGCAGCAACGCTTAAATGCACAAAAAGCGGAAGCTTTCTCGGTCCGTCGCGCGCGCATGTCAGATATCGATAAGATCCATCAACAAGTTGCTTACTGGGCGGATAAAGGTGAGATCTTAAGTCGCACTCGCGAAAATATTATTCACGATATTCAAAACTTTGTCGTCGCTGAAGTGGAAGGGCAAGTGGTTGGCTGTGCCTCGCTGTATATTTATGAACCAGGGCTGGCAGAAATTCGCAGTATCGTGGTGGACGACAGCTGGCATGGTCAAGGGCAGGGGCAGGCACTGACACAATACTTGCTGGAATTTGCCCATATGATGGAGCTCGAAACCATTATTGTGCTGACTTACATTCCTGACTACTTCACAAAGTTGGGCTTTAGCACCATTGATAAGTCGACTCTTGCGGATTATATCATTGAAGATAGTGAGCTAAGCCCAAATCGTCATCCAGAAGATGAGATTGCTATGGCTTATCAAGTGTGCCGCGTAGCTAGCTAG
- a CDS encoding PEP-CTERM sorting domain-containing protein — protein sequence MNKFTKLALPLVFSTIVTTANAGLISGTHEFQNDFGQAQQVELQDLEWLSLDSTFGIARLDIENQSWTDNNGAIWQADDWRFATRQETNTLLNSLSGGLVDGYSVSNFYGATWFAENFGTKSIFSNNFNDAQIAWFNYGATNACSDDSARTCQGQIRAYADAKDPSSTVGLPASQNILTGNIFSSIFDPLNHAGVGYIAENDGAEFGLRSSATTSTISERHFAVANLLVRNAPVDVPEPAPIGLLASALIGLGIMRKRSVQK from the coding sequence ATGAATAAATTTACTAAGTTAGCGCTTCCCCTTGTTTTTTCTACAATTGTGACAACGGCAAATGCTGGACTTATCTCTGGAACACATGAGTTTCAAAACGATTTTGGTCAAGCTCAACAAGTTGAGCTACAAGACTTAGAGTGGTTATCACTTGATAGCACCTTTGGTATTGCGCGTTTGGATATTGAAAACCAATCGTGGACTGATAACAACGGTGCTATTTGGCAAGCTGATGACTGGCGTTTTGCAACGCGTCAAGAAACCAACACTCTATTGAATTCACTGTCAGGTGGATTAGTCGATGGGTACAGTGTGAGCAACTTCTATGGCGCCACTTGGTTTGCTGAAAATTTTGGTACTAAATCAATATTCAGTAATAACTTTAATGATGCACAAATAGCCTGGTTTAACTATGGTGCAACGAACGCCTGTAGTGATGATTCTGCTCGCACGTGTCAAGGGCAGATCAGAGCCTATGCTGATGCCAAAGATCCCTCTAGCACAGTAGGTCTTCCAGCCAGCCAAAACATTCTAACGGGCAATATTTTTAGCTCTATTTTTGACCCACTAAACCACGCTGGTGTTGGCTATATCGCTGAAAATGATGGCGCTGAATTTGGTCTTAGAAGCAGTGCAACAACAAGTACAATTAGTGAAAGACATTTCGCTGTTGCCAACTTACTCGTTAGAAATGCACCTGTCGATGTACCTGAGCCTGCCCCGATCGGTCTATTAGCGAGTGCATTAATAGGATTAGGAATTATGCGTAAACGAAGCGTTCAAAAATAA
- a CDS encoding argininosuccinate synthase, with product MALAKKKQIKKVVLAYSGGLDTSAIIPWLKENYDGCEVVAFCADVGQGDEELEGIKEKAIASGASECHVVDLKEEFVKDYIYPILKTGSVYEGQYLLGTSMARPVIAKAHVEVALKVGADAVCHGCTGKGNDQVRFESCFAALAPELTVIAPWREWDMVSREDLLNYLDERDIPCSASLTKIYSRDANAWHISHEGGELEDPWCEPSKEVWTMTVDPMDAPDTPETVQLSFDQGELTAVDGKALSAYEALVYLNDKAAAHGVGRIDIVENRLVGMKSRGCYETPGGTVLMAAYKGLETLILDKESLKFRESIGLEFSHVIYDGRWFTPLAKAQLAAAASLSEKVTGDVVVKLYKGTATVTQRRSPNSLYSEEFATFGADEVYDQQHAEGFIRLFSLSSRITAMNQKDK from the coding sequence ATGGCATTAGCAAAGAAAAAACAAATTAAAAAAGTGGTATTAGCATACTCGGGTGGCTTAGACACCTCGGCAATTATTCCGTGGTTAAAAGAAAACTACGACGGTTGTGAAGTCGTCGCCTTCTGTGCCGATGTCGGTCAAGGTGATGAAGAGCTTGAAGGCATTAAAGAAAAGGCGATTGCCTCAGGTGCCTCTGAATGTCACGTGGTTGATCTCAAAGAAGAGTTCGTTAAAGACTACATTTATCCAATTTTAAAAACGGGTTCAGTGTACGAAGGCCAATACTTATTGGGCACCTCAATGGCGCGTCCTGTCATTGCCAAAGCGCACGTTGAAGTGGCGCTAAAAGTCGGTGCCGATGCGGTTTGTCATGGCTGTACCGGTAAGGGTAATGACCAAGTGCGTTTCGAGTCTTGTTTCGCGGCACTAGCGCCAGAGCTTACCGTGATTGCGCCATGGCGTGAGTGGGACATGGTTTCGCGTGAAGACCTGCTTAATTATCTCGATGAGCGTGATATTCCATGCTCAGCGTCACTGACCAAAATCTATAGCCGTGATGCGAATGCATGGCACATTTCACATGAAGGTGGTGAGTTAGAAGACCCTTGGTGTGAGCCGTCAAAAGAAGTGTGGACCATGACGGTAGATCCGATGGATGCACCTGATACGCCAGAGACAGTGCAATTAAGCTTTGACCAAGGTGAACTGACCGCCGTTGATGGCAAAGCCCTGTCAGCGTATGAAGCACTGGTTTACCTAAATGATAAAGCAGCTGCACACGGTGTGGGTCGTATTGATATCGTTGAAAACCGCTTAGTTGGTATGAAGTCACGCGGCTGCTATGAAACGCCGGGTGGTACGGTATTAATGGCCGCTTACAAAGGCTTGGAAACCCTGATTCTTGATAAAGAATCGCTGAAGTTTAGAGAGTCAATTGGTCTTGAATTCTCACACGTGATTTACGATGGTCGCTGGTTTACGCCGCTGGCAAAAGCACAACTAGCTGCTGCGGCATCCCTATCCGAAAAAGTGACGGGTGATGTGGTCGTGAAACTTTACAAAGGTACCGCGACGGTAACCCAACGTCGTTCACCAAACAGCTTATACTCAGAAGAGTTTGCGACCTTCGGTGCTGATGAGGTTTACGACCAACAGCATGCAGAGGGCTTTATTCGCTTGTTTAGTTTATCGAGCAGAATTACTGCCATGAACCAAAAAGACAAGTAA
- the metF gene encoding methylenetetrahydrofolate reductase, translated as MTYSHARQVESLNQSLSEISSDINVSFEFFPPNSPAMETTLWNSIERLAPLKPSFVSVTYGAGSGTRDRTHDVIKRIQKETALLAAPHLTCIDAGREELVQIAKDYWDSGVRHIVALRGDLPDSSEKKPSMYAADLVELLKSVADFDISVAAYPEGHPEAPNPQFDLLNLKRKVDAGASRAISQFFFDIESYLRFRDRCVSVGIDVEIIPGILPVTNYNTLKRFAGLTNVHVPSWMPKMYEGLEGDETTRRLVGANIAMEQVKVLQKEGVKDFHFYTLNRAELTYAICHTLGIRPK; from the coding sequence ATGACTTATAGCCATGCGCGACAAGTAGAATCACTGAATCAAAGTTTGAGTGAGATCAGCAGTGATATTAATGTGTCATTTGAATTTTTCCCGCCAAATTCCCCTGCAATGGAAACCACTTTGTGGAATTCGATTGAGCGTTTAGCGCCACTTAAGCCGAGCTTTGTCTCAGTGACATACGGTGCTGGCAGCGGCACGCGCGACCGCACACATGATGTCATCAAGCGCATTCAAAAAGAAACTGCGCTGTTGGCAGCCCCGCACTTAACCTGTATTGATGCTGGGCGTGAAGAGCTAGTGCAAATTGCCAAAGATTATTGGGACAGTGGTGTTCGCCATATTGTTGCACTACGTGGTGACTTGCCAGACAGCAGTGAAAAAAAGCCGTCCATGTATGCTGCCGATTTAGTTGAGTTGTTAAAATCAGTCGCAGATTTCGATATTTCAGTAGCAGCTTACCCAGAAGGGCACCCAGAAGCGCCAAATCCGCAATTTGATTTATTAAATTTAAAACGCAAAGTAGACGCTGGCGCATCACGTGCAATTAGTCAGTTCTTCTTCGATATCGAGTCTTACCTAAGATTTAGAGATCGTTGCGTGTCTGTCGGTATTGATGTCGAAATTATTCCAGGCATTTTACCGGTAACTAACTACAACACGTTGAAGCGCTTCGCTGGTTTAACCAATGTTCATGTGCCTAGTTGGATGCCCAAAATGTACGAAGGTTTGGAAGGTGACGAAACGACGCGTCGCTTAGTTGGCGCCAATATTGCCATGGAGCAGGTTAAGGTACTGCAAAAAGAAGGGGTGAAAGACTTCCACTTTTACACGCTAAATCGCGCCGAGCTTACTTATGCAATTTGCCATACGCTAGGAATTCGTCCGAAGTAG